Part of the Arcobacter sp. F2176 genome is shown below.
ATAATTACCTGATACATAGATTTGATTTGAAAGTGTTTTTTTAGGACTTATTACTATTAATATTTTTTTATTTTTTATTATTCCTTTTAATGAGGACAAAGAGTTATTGATATTTGATATCAACTCTTTAGCTTTTTCTTGTTTATCAAAATAATTTCCTAAACTAAAAATAGTATTGTTTATATCTTTTATACTATCTGTTTTGAAACTCAAAGTTTTGATATTAAGTCTTTTTAGATTTGAAAGTAGTTTTTCATCATAATTTTGTGCAATCACAACACTAGGGTTTACCAATAAGATTTTCTCTAAAGAAATAGAAGCATATCCTCCTACTTTTTTCACATTTTTTGACTCTTCTGGAAAATCACAATATCTAGTATTTGCAACAACATCTTTACCAACACCTAAGGCATAGACTATTTCATTTATAGAAGGAGTTAGAGTAACTATTCTCTCTTGTGAATACAAATTTACTGCTAAAACAATAAGTATTGATAAAAACTTTTTCATATTAGAAACTAACCTTTAAACCAATATATGCACTTCTTCCAGGTGTAGCATAATTGTAAACTGTTTGATAATATTTATTAAATATATTATCAACTTTTACATAAGTAGTTATATTTCTTTTAATCTCATAGTTAATTACACCATTCCAAATAGTGTAATTCCCAGTTTCTTTTGTTTTTTCTGCATCATCATATCTTTTTCCAATATATGAACTATTTAAATTGATATGTGTATTTTTAATTCCATAATAATCAACAGATGCATTAAACTCATTTTTTGCTCTTCTTGGTAAATCATTTCCTTTATTGTCTTTAGCAGATAAATGAGTATAATTAAATCCTAATAAAATATTCTCAAATATATTTTTAATATAACTTACTTCATAACCTTTAAAAGTTGACTCACCAGTAAGATTTTCATACCGTGTATTTGGATATGAATTTGGAACATATCTAATCATATCTTTAATTTTATTTTCAAAATAAGTAATCTTAAAATCTTTATATTCAAAATTAAAATCAAAAGATTTTGTAGTTTCAGGAGATAAGCTAGGAGTATAATTTAAATTCCCTAATGTTGGAGCATTATAAGCTGTACCATAATTTGAAGAAACTGCCATATCATTATTAATATTATATTTAATACCTATTTTACCTGTAAATTTATCATCGAACTTACTATTATCATCATACCTTAAAGTTTCATTGATGATAAACTTATCAAAAGTATTTGTATTTGAAACAAAAATTGCTTGTGTATTATATTTATCTTTAGAATCTATATTTTCAAAATTTTGTTTGTCTAAACCCAAAATTATTGCATCACTTTTTCTATATGAATAATCACCTTGAACAGAGAATTCATTTACTAAACTTTTATAAATAGAATTGTCTTGATTTCTGTCAAATTTTGATTGTTGTGCATTTAATTTTAATTTATAAGAATCATCTTTATGTATATAATTTGCAGATTTGAAATAATGTTTAATTTTTGTTAGTTTATCATCCCTATCTTTAGTTGAACTATCATAATCATATTCTGAACCAATTTTCTTAAAAGTCAAACCTAACTCATCAGAATCATTTAAATATACGCCACCTGCAATATTATAAGTATTATTGGAATATCCATCTCTTTCATATTCTAAATCTTTCCATTTTGATCCATTTGGTTCATAAGAACTTATTCCATCTGTAGATATTCTACTTGCATCAAATTTTAAATAACCCAATTTATTTTTATTTGAAACTGAACCATATAATTTTTTTGTATTATAACTTCCAGCTTCCATACCAATATTTCCATGAAATCCTGCCTTGGCTTTAGATGTAATTATATTTATTACTCCACCACTAGCATCAGCTCCCCAAATACCAGACTGAGCCCCTTTAACCACTTCAATTTGCTCTATATTTTCTATATTTAATTGAGCTAGTGGAGCACCACTTAATCCAGCTGGTTCATTATATCTTATCCCATCAATTAAAATTAAAATTCTTTTTGAATCTATACCTCTTACGAATAATGAGTCTAATTGTCCAACTCCCCCATTACTTACTATACTTACACCAGATATAGTTTTTAAAGCATCACTTACATTTGTAAAATGTCTCTCTTCAATCTCTTCTTTAGTAATAACATCAACATCTGAAGTTACATCTTTGATTGATTGTTCTGATTTTGTAGCACTTACGACTGTGATTTGTGATAGTTCTTCTGAATAAAGATTGGATGTTGCTATTAGAAGGCTTGCAACTAAGCTTGTAGTTAATTTCTTGTTCATATTTTATTTTCCTAATTATTTTATTTTATTTGTTGAATATAGTTTTGCAGGTTTTAACTGTCTTGATATAAGTATATTTACTATTTTTGGCATATCAATAGATATTAAAGAATGAATTAAACTATAAATAGATGAGATTTTTCTATCAACAGTTGCAGCTAACATTCCAAATAATGTAAAATATTTTTTGCTCTTACTAATCATAAACTCTCCTTTCTTTGTATTGTTTGTATTATAATTCGCGTATTATAATCAAAAGAATATAAATCTTTTATTTCAAGATAAATTAAAGCTATTTTAATACAATACCCCAATTTTAAAGGAGATACTTTGACTTATAATGAATGGTTTGAGAAGCATGCCACAAGACATCAAAATATCATGGAAAGATTAAAAGACTTGAGTGATGAAGAAGTTATAAAGTATTTTAGGTTTGATAATATGGTTAAAAAAGAGCCTGATTTCTGTCCACTTTATAAAGATAATAAGAAGTGCCATGATTATGAAGAGTTAAATTGTTACTTATGTGCCTGTCCAAACTTCAGATTCGATGACAATGGATTTAAAAAGATCGAAGAAAAAACTCTTTACTCATACTGTAATATAGATAGTAAAGATGGAGCTCAATATAAAGGTGATGATTATATTCATCAAAACTGTGCTGGATGCTTAGTACCTCATAAAGAAACTTATATCAAAAAACATTTTTCGAGAAATTGGAAAGAGATTATGAGGGATGTAAGACCATAAAAAAAGTTCAACTTCTGGTGTTTGAAGTTGAACTTTAGTGGTGTTGTGTTATTCTTTTGTATAAAATGTAGGAGAAATACAAAATGGGTATTGGAATTCTACCTATTCAGTGTTAATTGATTGTTAATCAAAAAATTTAGTTTGGAGAATTTATGAAACTTATAATGTTTGATATGGATGGAACCTTAATCAATAGTGGTGGAATGATTGCAAATACTATTAATTATGTTAGAGAAAACTTAGGATTTGAAACCTTAGACAAAAAATATATTTTAAAAAATGTAAATGATCCAAATATAAACTCATCTGAATTTTTTTATGGAACAAAACACTTTACAGAAGAACAAGGTAAACTTTTTGAAACTTATTATTATGACCATTGCTTAACTGACTTAGAAATTTATGATGGAATAAAAGAGTTATTGGAAGACTTAAAAAGTGATTATATTTTTACAGTTGCCACAAATGCCAATAGTGAATTTGCAAATAGAATGTTAAATCATTTAGAAATAGGCAAATACTTTAAAACAGTAGTTGGTTATAACGATGTATTAAAACCTAAACCACATCCAGAAATGGTTTATAAAATACTCGAAGAGATAAAAACCACAAAAGAAAAATCACTTTTAGTGGGAGATAGTCACAAAGATGTCCAAGCAGCAACAAATGCAGGGATAGAATCTGTTTTAGTAAATTGGGGATTTTCAGACCATGAAGAAAATGCAATAGAAAATGTAAAAGAGTTAGAACAAAGAATATTTAAAAAATTTTCAATATTTTAAAAGAGAGTTAAGATGAATATACGTCTAGCAAAAATTAATGACTTAAAAGATATTTATGATTTGATTTGTGATATGGAAAGTACCCAATTAGATTATAAAAAATTTGAACAAATATTTATTAGATATTTAGAAAATGAAAACTTTTACTCAATTGTTGCAGAAGAAGATGATTTAATAATTGCTTGTTTAAATTTAAGAATAGAATACCAACTTCATCATGTGGAAAAGATAGCAGAGATTATGGAACTTGCAGTTAAAAAAGAATACCGTTCAAAAAGTGTAGGTAAAATACTTTTAGACAAAGCAAGAAAAATATCAAAAGATAACAACTGTTTACAAATGGAAGTTTGCTGTAATCAAATAAGAGAAAAAGCTCACAAGTTCTATCAAAGGGAAGGGATGAAAAATTCACACTTTAAGTTTAGTATGGAATTAAATTAACACAAGCCTTTACAAACTTATCTGTTTATATTCACTCTCTTTTAGATCTTCGACGGTAAAATTATCAAAACTTATTCTATGAAGTTTTACAACCCTATTATCAACTGCTGCAAACATTCTTTTTACCTGATGATATTTGCCCTCAACAATCTCTAATCGGACACAAGTAGGAGAAAGAATTTCTAATTTTGCTGGAAGCAAGGGTTTGTCTTCTCCATTTAAAAGAAGTTCTCCACTAGCAAAAATTTTTTCTTCATCACCTTTTAAAGGTACTTTTAAATGTGCTTCATAAATTTTAGAAATCTCTTTTTTAGGATTTGCAAGTTTATGATTTAAAGTTCCATCATCAGTCAATATTATTGCACCTGTTGTATCAACATCAAGTCTACCTACAGTTGCAATTTTTGGGTTTCTTTGAGTCCATCTATATGGAAGTAAAGAGTATATCAATACTCCTGCATCATTGTGAGAGCATATTACACCAGAGGGTTTATTAAGTAGTATTATTAAAGTTTCAGGATCAAGTTTTTCACCATTGATTGTTATATCATCGTGATAGGCTTTTGTTGAAGGATTAAATACTCTATTTTCATTTACCAAAAGCTCATTTATTTTTAAAAACTTTTTAGCCTCACCTCTGGTACAATAACCTAAACTTGATAAATGTGCATCTATTCTTTTATAACTATTTTTCATGAAGCCATAGTAGCATTTTTTTATTAATAAACTTATGTAAGAGTATATTCTATTGGAACTTTTATGACTATCTCTTTTTTTACCTTTGGGAACTCTTTTGAGGCATTTTCAATAGCTTCAAGTGATGATTTTATAAGTAAAGTATGCCCAGAAATAGACTCAATTTCTATAATTTTGCCATTAGTCAAAATTTTAAATTTTATTAGTACTTTTCCTTGAATATTTAATCGTTTTGCTCTTTTTGGATATTTTATATTTTTTTGAATTAGTGCTACTATTTGTTTAAGATGTTCATTTAAAAAGTCTTGTTCATAAGTCTTTTTTACACTTTTTTGTATAAATTCTTGCTCTTTTTTTACTATCTTTTTTTCTTCTTTTTCAGTTTTTTTTCTAATAGTCTTTTTTTCAACTACTTTCTTAACTGCTTCTTTTTTAAGCACTTTCTTTTTTGTGGCTTTTTTTGATATCTTTGTTTCTTTTATTTCTTTTTTAGGAACTTCTTTTTTTACAGCAGGCTCTTTTTTTACTATCTTTTCTTGTTCTAATAAAGAGACAAAATTTAGATTTATAGATTTTTCTTTTACTTTATTTTTAATAATTAAACTATCATAACTATACAATACTCCTGTAAAAACCAAGCCATATAAAAAAATTGTCAAAAAAAAAGAATAAAAATATCTTTTAAAGTTCAACATTAGTTTTTCTTTGTAATTATAGAGATATTAGAAAAATCATTTGATTTTAATAAATCAAGAACAGAAACAAAAGATTCAAAATCAGCTTTTTTATCGCTTTTAATAAAAATATGAGAATCTTTATTTATCTTATTTACTTCCAAACTAAGGTTTTCAAAGCTTATATCTGATTTATTTAAATATAAACTATTATCCTCTTTGATTGTAATAATAAACTCTTTTTTTATCTCTGATTTTTTTGCACTTGCTGCTTTTGCCAAAGATACAGGAATATCACCACGGGCTATAAAAGTTGAAGTCAATAATACAATAGCTAATAATACTAATAACACATCAATAAAGGGAATTACATTTATTGAATTAAATTTCTGTAATTTCATCAAATTTACTTTCAATTACTTCTGCATATCGAGCTAATACATTATAAAAAACTTGAGAAAGAATTGCCACAACTAAACCAACAGCTGTTGCTTTTAGGGCTAAGGCTAAAGAACTCATTATCTTAGTTGCTTCAATATCACCTTCACTCATAGTCATAAATGTAAGCATAATAGCCAATACAGTACCTAATAAGCCAATATAAGGTGAATTTGAAGCTATTGTACCGATAATTGATAAATGCTTTGTAATAGCTATCTCTAATGATTTTTTTGATTTGTAAAATTTCACATCAATATTTTTGTAAAAAAGTATTCTCTCAATAAAGAACCAAAAAGATAAAAAACTCATAAAAATTAAAAGTATGACAACTCCATAATCAACTAAGTTTTTTAGTAGCTCTATATGCATATTATATTTCCTAATATTTTTATTATATTAGAAAAAAAGTGTTAAATTAGTGTTAAGTTAAATTATTAAGCTATTAGTTTTATTAGATTTAGTTTTATTAGTGTCCCATTCTCTTTTGGTTCAATTTTAATATCAATTTGATTTTTATCACAAAACTCTTTTACAATATTTAAACCTAAACCAAAACCAATTTTACTTGAATCTTCTTGAAAATATTGATCAAATACAATAAAAAGATTTTTTGTATCTATTATATTTCCTGTATTAAATATATATAAAAGATTATCTTGCATATTTATTTTGATAATTCCATTTTCGCAGTTATATTTTATAGCATTTGACAAAAGGTTATCAAAAACTTTTTGAAAACCATTTTTATCACTATTAATAGATATATTTTTAATATCATTTTCTATCGTGATATTGTCTTTCATATCTTCAAATTTATCAATTGAATTCTCAATTATATCATCAAGCAGGAATTCAAACTTATCGATCCTTCCAATCTCTTTTTTTATCTCATATTCCATTTGTTCATAAAGCTTTAAAAGTTCATTTGTAGCTAATTTTATTCTATTTAATCTTCTTATATCTTTTTCATCTTTTAGATTCTTTTCTAACATTTGAGCATTAGATTGTATTGTAGAAGCAGGAATATTGAGTTCATGGATAGTCTCTTTAATAGCCTTTTCTAAGTTATTGTCACTTTCAAATAAAGGATCAAAAAGTGGTTTACTCAAGAAATAGTTTAAAACAACAGCAAAAATAATAAGTACTAAAGTAATAACTATGAAAGTATCTTTATTAAAACCCAATAATGCTACTAAATAATAATTTGCAAGTAAAACCATAATCACAATAAATGATACTAAAATAGAATTAGAGATTATAAAGTTCTTTTTTTTAATATTCAAGCTTATAACCAACTCCTTTTATATTTACTACTTTTTCTTTTACAAATATTTTCTTTACAGCATTTATATAGACTCTAATTGAACCTTCACTATAATCTTCTTCACAATGCCAAAGTCTATTAACTATCATCTCTTTTGTTACAATTTTATCTTTATTTTCTAAAAATAATTCCAATAAATCCACTACTTTCATTGGCAAATTCATATCTTTGTTATTTTCATATACTCTTTTATCATTTGGACTAAAAAATAGATTTTCCCCTAATTGTATTTTCTCAATTTGTTTTCCAGATCTTTTTAAAAGCGATTTTATTCTCAAAATAAGTTCATCTAAGTCAATTGGCTTTTTCAAATAATCATCGGCACCTGATAAAAAGCCTTGTTCTAAACTCTCTTTATCTTTATAAGATGTTAAAAACATCGTTGGAGTATTATCCCCTGATTCTCTTAAATCTTTTAAGAGTTCTAATCCATTTATTTTAGGAACATTTATATCAAACAGATATAAATCATAATTCTTTTCATAATTTAAAGCTAGTGCTTCTTCTCCATCTTTAGCAATATCAACTAAAAAGCCCTCTTCATCTAGAAAATCTTCAATTGTTTGTGCAAATAGTTCGTCATCTTCAAGTAGTAATATTCTCATTATAAATCAAGTTTCCAATGTTTTTTGCAAAATTTTACACTAATATATATAAAAATGTTGTTTTTCCCAAATTTTTATATATAATTACTTATGATAAAAAAACTACTTATACCAATTATTTTACTTTTTTTAGCCTATTTTATAATTTCAAGCGAAAATATAAAAACAATATCTGCAGGAATTGCCATATTTATTATAGGCATGTATTTTATGGAGAATGGCTTTAAACTTTTTTCTGGGGGATTATTAGAAAAAGTTTTAGAAAAGTTTACTTCTACTAGTTTAAAATCAGTAATTACAGGTTTTATCAGTACCTCAATAGTTCAAAGTTCCTCACTTATTTCTGTTATTGTAATATCTTTTTTAACAGTTGAAATTATATCTTTAACTCAAGGTATGGCAATAATCTTTGGAGCAAATCTAGGAAGTACAACAACAGCATGGATAGTATCATCTTTGGGTGTTGATATTAAAATATCTTTATATGCAATGCCAATGATCATTTTTGGAGTTATTTTTAGATTCTCAAAAGAACAAAGGTATATAGGTCTTGGGAATATTTTATTAGGTCTTGGTTTTATATTTTTAGGTATTTCATACATGAAAGATGGCTTTGAGACTTTAAAAGATTCTATTGATTTGGCTTCATACTCTGTTGGTGGATTTTTAGGTATTTTTGTTTATATCTTAATAGGAGCAATTGCTACAGTTGTAATACAATCAAGTGGTGCAACTATGGCAATTATTATTACTGCACTTGCAGGGGGAAATATAATTTACATTGATGCAATAGCTTTAGCTATTGGAGCAAATATTGGTACAACAGTAACTGCTATTGTAGGCTCTTTAACATCAAATGAAAATGGTAAAAGACTTGCTTTTGGACATCTCGTTTTTAACATGATTACAGCTTTAATTGCGGTTATTTTTATATATGCTTTAAAAGATTTTGTTGATTATCTTGCACCACTAGTTTCAATTGATAATAATAACTACAGTATGAAATTAGCTCTATTTCATACTATATTCAATATAGTTGGAATAGTTGTATTATTTCCTTTTATTCCTCTTATTGTTTCCATGTCAAAAAAAGTAATAAAAGATAAAATAAAAAAAGCATCAAAACCTATATATTTAGATGAATCAAATATAAAAATACCATATAATGCAATGGTTTCAATCCAAAAAGAAGTAATACATTTATATGAAAATGCCCAAAAGGCAATATTACACTCTATGTCAATTCATACTTCTGATTTAAAAGAAGAAAAAGATATAGATAATATACTTTCAACCCCTGCAAAAATTGATACAAATTTAGATGATATATATCATAATGACTTAAAATCCTTATATAGTGAAATCATTGATTATCTTTTAAAATCACAATCTCATATGAACTCAAATCAACTCTTTTATATAGGTCAATTAAGGCTCTCATCAAATATTATTGTAAAAATATTAAAAGATACTAGAGATATTCAAAAAAATATGAATGCATACCTTTATAGTAAAAATGAAGATATAAAACAAGAGTATTTAACCTTAAAAAAAGAGTTTGCACTAAATATTTTAAGAACAAATTTACTGAGAAATAAAGATATAGATGATGTAGAAACTTCAACGCAAATTCAAATGTATAAAGACAATATTGACGCTTTAGAGATTCAAACCAATAAAAAGATTGATGAGTTAATTAGAAATGATAAAATCACACCTAAAATGGGAACCTCTCTAATCAATGATTCCACAAGTATTTTTAATATGAGTAAAAATTTATTTAGAATTGCAAATATCTTATTTGTAAATGATATTAAACTAAGATCACTAGGAGAATTAAATGAAACTGTCTAAACTAGTAAAAACATTCGAAAGTTTCCTTCTTTGGGACAAAGAAGAGATAAAAGAAAATGAAAATGAAATTAATGAAATTATAGAAAAACTCTATGAAAAAAGAACTAAAATTGAAGAAAAAATAAGAAGATGTGATGATAAGAAAGAAGAAGATAAATTAAAAGAAAAATTAAAAGCTGTAAAAAAACTTATAAAAAAAGCAAAAAAAGAGTTTATTTAAACTCTTTAAAATTTTGTCGTAAAGCCTCATAAGCTACGATTGATACAGAGTTTGCCATATTTAAACTTCTTGCATCATTTGTCATAGGTATAGTAATGCATCCCTTTTCATTTTTTGCTAATAAATTTTCAGGTAAACCAGCATCTTCCCTACCAAAATAAAAATAATCTCCTACTTCATACTTAGCATCAAAATATACTTGTTTTGTTTTGGTTGTCGCAAAAAAATGTCTATCATTTAAAGGATTTTTTGACCAAAAATCTTCTATATTTTCATATTCAGTTACATCTAAATCAAACCAATAATCAAGCCCTGCTCGTCTTACTTCTTTTTCAGTAATTTCACCAAAACCATAAGGCTTTATCAAATGTAATCTACAATTCATAGCAAAGGCAAGTCTTCCTATTGTCCCAACATTTCCAGGAATTCTTGGTTCTAATAAAACAATATTAAACATTATAAAATTACCGTCTTATTTCCAAAAACGAAAACTTTATCTTCTAGTAACAGTTGAAGGGCATTTGATAATACTACTTTTTCAACATTACGCCCTGCAGTTCTCATATCTTGCCAAGAAAAGTTATGGTCAATTCTTACAACTTCTTGAGCAATAATTGGACCTTCATCCAAATCATTTGTAACATAATGAGCAGTTGCTCCTATAATTTTTACACCTCTTTGATGTGCTTGTTTATAGGGGTTTGCTCCAATAAATGCTGGTAAGAAAGAGTGGTGAATATTTAAAACTTGTTGTGGAAATTCTTGAACAAATTTTGAAGTTAATATTCTCATATACTTAGCTAAAACAATAAGTTCTGGTTTATACTCTTTTATTTTAGCAATAAGTAAGTCTTCATGAGCTTCTCTTTCCATCCCTTCTGCACTAATACAATGGAAAGGTATGCCAAATTTTTCTACTAAATCTTTCAAATAATCATGATTTGCAATTACAGCTTTTATATTTGCTTCTAATTCACCATCAAAATATCTAATAAGCAAATCACCTAAAACATGTGATTCTTTTGTCACAAGTATAACTATGTTTTTTTTTGATTTTTCTCTTAATTTAACTTGTGTATCTTTAGGTAAAACTTCAGTTAATTCTTTAAGAAGTATCTTATCATTTACATTACCACTGATAACTGTTCTCATAAAAAATTTATTTGTTTCCACATCCACAAATTCAGCATTTTGTTCGATATTAAGATTATTTGCAAAAAGAACTTTTGATACATTGTATACAAGTCCTTTTGAGTCAGAAGTATTAATTAATAGTATGTATTCTTTCATTTTTTATCCATATAATAGTATTATTCCAATTTAAAAGTGGAATAATACCATTATTTTGATTAAATCATTTGTGATAACTCTTCTTTATAAGCAGTTAAATCAAAATCTTTTATTCTTGCAACTCCAGATTCTACGGCTGCATTTGCAACTGCACTAGAAATTTCAACAATAAGTCTTTTATCAAATGGTTTAGGAATAATATAATCTTTTGAAAATGCTAAATGATCTCCAAATATTGCTTTTACTTCAGCAGGTACTGTTTTTTTAGCTAAATCAGCAATAGCATATGCTGCTGCTTTTTTCATTTGCATATTTATTTTTTTAGCTTGAACATCAAGTGCTCCTCTAAAAATAAATGGAAAACCAAGTACATTGTTTATTTGATTATTAAAATCACTTCTTCCTGTTCCAACAATTGCTTTATCTCTGATTTTTAATATATCTTCAGGAAAAAGTTCAGGTGTTGGATTTGCTAGGGCAAATACAATTGGTTCATCAGCCATAAGAGCAATATGTTCTTGGGTAAATGTTCCAGGTTTAGATAATCCTAAAACCACATCTGCATCTCTAAAAGCTTCTAATTTAGTCATTGATTCTTTTATTGAAAATTCTTTTTTATACTTATTTAAATCACTTCTACCATCATGAATAACTCCTTTAGAATCACACATAATAATATTTTGTACTCCAACTGCTTTATACATTCTCGCACAAGAAATAGCAGCTGCCCCAGCTCCCATAACTATAACTTTTAAGTCTTCTAGTTTTTTATCAATAATTTCACAAGCATTTATTAATCCAGCTGTTGTAATAATAGCTGTTCCATGTTGATCATCATGCATTACAGGAATATCAACTTCATCAATAAGTCTTCTTTCTATTTCAAAACACTCAGGTGATTTTATATCTTCAAGATTTATTCCTCCAAAAGTTGGCGATATAGCTTTACAAATAGATACAAACTTTTCAACATCAGTTTCATCAACTTCAATATCAAATGAATCAACAGCTGCAAATTTTTTAAATAATACAGACTTTCCTTCCATTACTGGTTTTGATGCAACTGCCCCAATGTCACCAAGCCCAAGTACAGCTGTACCATTTGATATTACAGCTACAAGATTTTTTTTAGCTGTATATTTAAATGCATTATCTGGATCTTTTTCAATTTCCAAACAAGGAAAAGCAACTCCAGGTGTATATGCTAAAGCCAAATCTCTTTGTGTTCCAAGTTTTGTTGTAGTCCCAATTTCTAATTTTCCTGGTTTAGGAAATTGGTGGTAATCTAAAGCTTCCTCTTTAGTTACAGGTTTACTCATAAATAACTCCTTTATCTATTTCGATGAAATTGTAACCTATCGAAACTTAAAAATTATATTTTTTAATTTTTAATATAATTTTTATCTATATTTAAGCTATTTTTACATTATTTGTACATAACTTATACACTATTTGTACATATTAAGTTTTATTTAATAATTCCAACTATTGAAAATCTTCCACAGTTTTTATCTTTTCTATAAGAAAAAAATGCTTCTTCTGAACACTTTGTACATACAGCTGATAGTTCAATATTAAAAATTCCAATATCATTTAATTGTTTTATATTTATTCCTTGCAAATCTAAATATCTATTTTGGCAAAACTCTTTTCCAAAAGATTTTATGGCAATAGTTTCTAGTTCTTCTGATACTTCATAACAGCATTTTTGTATAGAAGGTCCTAAATATACAAAGATATCTTTAGCCTTGCAGTCTAACTCTTCTATCATTTTAAGTGCTGTTTTTTGAACTATCTTTAAAAAAGTAGAATTTCTTCCAGCATGTACTACTGCTATTACTTTTTTATTTTCATCACTTAAAAATATAGGAATACAATCAGCAACCATAACCATTATTGGAAGATTTCTTTCTTTTGTAATCAAAGCATCACAATTATCTATTAATAAAGGAGATTCAAAATCCACAATCTCAATATTATCTGCATGCACCTGATTCATATATCTAAGTTTTGAAATATCAAAATTATGTTTTTTGGATAATTCTAATCTATTTTTATCAACACTACTTTTTGCATCATTTACATGATATGCCATATTCCCGTCTATAATTGTAGTTGTAAACTTTAAAATAGTGTCCATATTTTCCCCAAATTCTTTTTATATCAATTTATCATAATTTTTTTAATATCCTCTTATTTTTCTTTGGGTAGAATGTC
Proteins encoded:
- the pgeF gene encoding peptidoglycan editing factor PgeF, with translation MDTILKFTTTIIDGNMAYHVNDAKSSVDKNRLELSKKHNFDISKLRYMNQVHADNIEIVDFESPLLIDNCDALITKERNLPIMVMVADCIPIFLSDENKKVIAVVHAGRNSTFLKIVQKTALKMIEELDCKAKDIFVYLGPSIQKCCYEVSEELETIAIKSFGKEFCQNRYLDLQGINIKQLNDIGIFNIELSAVCTKCSEEAFFSYRKDKNCGRFSIVGIIK